One Cololabis saira isolate AMF1-May2022 chromosome 18, fColSai1.1, whole genome shotgun sequence genomic region harbors:
- the dtnba gene encoding dystrobrevin, beta a isoform X2 codes for MVMAERGQRDGGRGEPVGTRTQGRQIFAELGEQNFDSICLSTYRTACKLRFIQKRCNLHLIDIYNVIEAVRDAGLNAVEVNAGISVTRLENLVSSLFNQLSKRLPTTHTINPQESTVLLVEFLLAAIDCEPENRLTVLSVKALLATLCGGKLVDKLRYVFSQVSDSNGVMVLSKFDSFLREALKLPTAVHEGPSFGYTHTVARSCFPQQKRVMLNMFLDIVSEPPKCLVWLPLMHRQANVEHVFHPVSCSYCRSNGMTGFRYRCLRCRGYQLCQNCFWRGNVSGSHSSQHQMKEHSSWKSPATKLGRALSRTLGCVSSREAPHPIYPEEPEKTLNLSNIVPSRPAGNASEAMLLSSSATESSRSLAAAQRMNEEHALIAAYVNRLQNSPRVDSPSRQDEEHKLIARYTSRLAETDSTGMIPTRSINFDANKQKRELIAQLECKNREILAEIKHLRAEHDAACQSSPERGSTNPTLLAELRLLRQRKDELEQRMSSLQESRRELMVQLEGLMKLLKDEELRQAAQAAGSSHASPSRPSPSTVRTAGAASPQAYMYAPQDSLAGVGGDVQEAFSQGPRRNLRNDLLVAADSITNTVSSLVKELHSDEGREEEERLLNGKDRG; via the exons ATGGTGATGGCGGAGAGGGGCCAGAGAGACGGAGGGAGGGGGGAGCCGGTGGGGACAAGAACACAGGGAAGGCAGATCTTTGCAGAGCTTG GGGAGCAGAACTTTGACTCCATCTGTCTTTCTACATACCGGACTGCTTGCAAGCTCAGATTTATTCAGAAGAGATGCAACT TGCACTTGATTGACATATACAATGTGATTGAGGCTGTGCGGGACGCTGGTCTAAATGCAGTAGAGGTCAACGCCGGCATCTCCGTAACCAGACTGGAGAACCTGGTGTCCTCTCTGTTCAACCAGCTCAGCAAGCGCCTGCCCACGACACACACCATCAACCCACAGGAGAGCACCGTCCTCTTGGTCGAGTTCTTACTGGCCGCCATTGATTG TGAGCCAGAGAACCGTCTCACAGTTCTGTCCGTGAAGGCGTTACTGGCCACTCTGTGTGGAGGGAAGCTGGTAGACAAACTTCGCT ATGTGTTTTCTCAGGTATCTGACTCCAACGGTGTCATGGTATTGTCCAAGTTTGACAGTTTCCTGAGAGAGGCTCTCAAGCTTCCCACAGCGGTACATGAAGGACCGTCCTTTGGCTACACACACACTGTAGCACGCTCCTGTTTCCCACagcag AAAAGAGTGATGCTCAACATGTTCTTGGACATTGTATCCGAGCCCCCGAAGTGTCTTGTCTGGCTCCCTCTGATGCATCGTCAGGCCAATGTCGAAcatg TTTTTCATCCCGTGTCGTGCTCCTACTGCCGTAGCAACGGTATGACTGGCTTCCGCTATCGCTGCCTGCGCTGCCGTGGTTACCAGCTCTGCCAGAACTGCTTCTGGCGCGGCAACGTCAGCGGTTCTCATAGCAGCCAGCACCAGATGAAGGAGCACTCATCCTGG aAATCACCGGCTACAAAACTTGGCCGGGCCCTGAGCAGGACTCTGGGCTGCGTATCATCCAGGGAGGCACCCCACCCCATTTACCCTGAGGAGCCTGAGAAGACACTTAACCTCTCAAACATAGT ACCCTCCAGACCAGCTGGGAACGCCAGCGAGGCCATGTTGCTGTCCTCATCAGCCACAGAGTCCTCTAGAAG TTTGGCAGCAGCTCAGCGAATGAATGAGGAGCACGCTTTGATCGCAGCTTATGTGAATCGCCTGCAGAACAGCCCACG GGTGGACAGTCCAAGCAGGCAAGATGAGGAGCACAAACTGATAGCTCGCTACACCTCCCGACTGGCAGAGACCGATAGTACAGGA ATGATTCCTACACGGAGCATCAACTTTGATGCAAACAAACAGAAGAGGGAGCTCATCGCTCAGCTGGAGTGCAAAAACAG AGAGATCTTGGCAGAAATCAAGCATCTCCGTGCAGAGCATGACGCAGCGTGCCAGTCCAGCCCAGAGAGAGGCAGCACCAACCCCACTCTGCTGGCCGAGCTTCGTCTGCTCAG ACAGAGGAAAGATGAACTGGAGCAGCGGATGTCGTCTCTgcaagagagcaggagggaacTGATGGTACAGCTGGAGGGACTGATGAAACTGCTCAAG GATGAGGAACTGCGACAGGCA GCGCAGGCAGCTGGCTCTTCACACGCCTCTCCGTCTCGACCGAGCCCGTCAACTGTCCGCACCGCAGGGGCTGCATCTCCTCAGGCTTACATGTACGCTCCTCAAGACTCCCTCGCCGGCGTGGGGGGTGACGTACAAGAGGCTTTTTCTCAAG GTCCAAGAAGAAACTTGAGAAACGACCTTCTTGTGGCAGCTGACTCCATCACCAACACTGTGTCCTCTCTGGTTAAAGAGCTCCACTCTG ATGAGGGtcgggaagaggaggagagattGCTGAATGGGAAGGACAGAG GTTAA
- the dtnba gene encoding dystrobrevin, beta a isoform X1: MVMAERGQRDGGRGEPVGTRTQGRQIFAELGEQNFDSICLSTYRTACKLRFIQKRCNLHLIDIYNVIEAVRDAGLNAVEVNAGISVTRLENLVSSLFNQLSKRLPTTHTINPQESTVLLVEFLLAAIDCEPENRLTVLSVKALLATLCGGKLVDKLRYVFSQVSDSNGVMVLSKFDSFLREALKLPTAVHEGPSFGYTHTVARSCFPQQKRVMLNMFLDIVSEPPKCLVWLPLMHRQANVEHVFHPVSCSYCRSNGMTGFRYRCLRCRGYQLCQNCFWRGNVSGSHSSQHQMKEHSSWKSPATKLGRALSRTLGCVSSREAPHPIYPEEPEKTLNLSNIVPSRPAGNASEAMLLSSSATESSRSLAAAQRMNEEHALIAAYVNRLQNSPRVDSPSRQDEEHKLIARYTSRLAETDSTGMIPTRSINFDANKQKRELIAQLECKNREILAEIKHLRAEHDAACQSSPERGSTNPTLLAELRLLRQRKDELEQRMSSLQESRRELMVQLEGLMKLLKDEELRQAAQAAGSSHASPSRPSPSTVRTAGAASPQAYMYAPQDSLAGVGGDVQEAFSQGPRRNLRNDLLVAADSITNTVSSLVKELHSDEGREEEERLLNGKDRAG, translated from the exons ATGGTGATGGCGGAGAGGGGCCAGAGAGACGGAGGGAGGGGGGAGCCGGTGGGGACAAGAACACAGGGAAGGCAGATCTTTGCAGAGCTTG GGGAGCAGAACTTTGACTCCATCTGTCTTTCTACATACCGGACTGCTTGCAAGCTCAGATTTATTCAGAAGAGATGCAACT TGCACTTGATTGACATATACAATGTGATTGAGGCTGTGCGGGACGCTGGTCTAAATGCAGTAGAGGTCAACGCCGGCATCTCCGTAACCAGACTGGAGAACCTGGTGTCCTCTCTGTTCAACCAGCTCAGCAAGCGCCTGCCCACGACACACACCATCAACCCACAGGAGAGCACCGTCCTCTTGGTCGAGTTCTTACTGGCCGCCATTGATTG TGAGCCAGAGAACCGTCTCACAGTTCTGTCCGTGAAGGCGTTACTGGCCACTCTGTGTGGAGGGAAGCTGGTAGACAAACTTCGCT ATGTGTTTTCTCAGGTATCTGACTCCAACGGTGTCATGGTATTGTCCAAGTTTGACAGTTTCCTGAGAGAGGCTCTCAAGCTTCCCACAGCGGTACATGAAGGACCGTCCTTTGGCTACACACACACTGTAGCACGCTCCTGTTTCCCACagcag AAAAGAGTGATGCTCAACATGTTCTTGGACATTGTATCCGAGCCCCCGAAGTGTCTTGTCTGGCTCCCTCTGATGCATCGTCAGGCCAATGTCGAAcatg TTTTTCATCCCGTGTCGTGCTCCTACTGCCGTAGCAACGGTATGACTGGCTTCCGCTATCGCTGCCTGCGCTGCCGTGGTTACCAGCTCTGCCAGAACTGCTTCTGGCGCGGCAACGTCAGCGGTTCTCATAGCAGCCAGCACCAGATGAAGGAGCACTCATCCTGG aAATCACCGGCTACAAAACTTGGCCGGGCCCTGAGCAGGACTCTGGGCTGCGTATCATCCAGGGAGGCACCCCACCCCATTTACCCTGAGGAGCCTGAGAAGACACTTAACCTCTCAAACATAGT ACCCTCCAGACCAGCTGGGAACGCCAGCGAGGCCATGTTGCTGTCCTCATCAGCCACAGAGTCCTCTAGAAG TTTGGCAGCAGCTCAGCGAATGAATGAGGAGCACGCTTTGATCGCAGCTTATGTGAATCGCCTGCAGAACAGCCCACG GGTGGACAGTCCAAGCAGGCAAGATGAGGAGCACAAACTGATAGCTCGCTACACCTCCCGACTGGCAGAGACCGATAGTACAGGA ATGATTCCTACACGGAGCATCAACTTTGATGCAAACAAACAGAAGAGGGAGCTCATCGCTCAGCTGGAGTGCAAAAACAG AGAGATCTTGGCAGAAATCAAGCATCTCCGTGCAGAGCATGACGCAGCGTGCCAGTCCAGCCCAGAGAGAGGCAGCACCAACCCCACTCTGCTGGCCGAGCTTCGTCTGCTCAG ACAGAGGAAAGATGAACTGGAGCAGCGGATGTCGTCTCTgcaagagagcaggagggaacTGATGGTACAGCTGGAGGGACTGATGAAACTGCTCAAG GATGAGGAACTGCGACAGGCA GCGCAGGCAGCTGGCTCTTCACACGCCTCTCCGTCTCGACCGAGCCCGTCAACTGTCCGCACCGCAGGGGCTGCATCTCCTCAGGCTTACATGTACGCTCCTCAAGACTCCCTCGCCGGCGTGGGGGGTGACGTACAAGAGGCTTTTTCTCAAG GTCCAAGAAGAAACTTGAGAAACGACCTTCTTGTGGCAGCTGACTCCATCACCAACACTGTGTCCTCTCTGGTTAAAGAGCTCCACTCTG ATGAGGGtcgggaagaggaggagagattGCTGAATGGGAAGGACAGAG CAGGTTAA
- the dtnba gene encoding dystrobrevin, beta a isoform X3, which yields MVMAERGQRDGGRGEPVGTRTQGRQIFAELGEQNFDSICLSTYRTACKLRFIQKRCNLHLIDIYNVIEAVRDAGLNAVEVNAGISVTRLENLVSSLFNQLSKRLPTTHTINPQESTVLLVEFLLAAIDCEPENRLTVLSVKALLATLCGGKLVDKLRYVFSQVSDSNGVMVLSKFDSFLREALKLPTAVHEGPSFGYTHTVARSCFPQQKRVMLNMFLDIVSEPPKCLVWLPLMHRQANVEHVFHPVSCSYCRSNGMTGFRYRCLRCRGYQLCQNCFWRGNVSGSHSSQHQMKEHSSWKSPATKLGRALSRTLGCVSSREAPHPIYPEEPEKTLNLSNIVPSRPAGNASEAMLLSSSATESSRSLAAAQRMNEEHALIAAYVNRLQNSPRVDSPSRQDEEHKLIARYTSRLAETDSTGMIPTRSINFDANKQKRELIAQLECKNREILAEIKHLRAEHDAACQSSPERGSTNPTLLAELRLLRQRKDELEQRMSSLQESRRELMVQLEGLMKLLKAQAAGSSHASPSRPSPSTVRTAGAASPQAYMYAPQDSLAGVGGDVQEAFSQGPRRNLRNDLLVAADSITNTVSSLVKELHSDEGREEEERLLNGKDRAG from the exons ATGGTGATGGCGGAGAGGGGCCAGAGAGACGGAGGGAGGGGGGAGCCGGTGGGGACAAGAACACAGGGAAGGCAGATCTTTGCAGAGCTTG GGGAGCAGAACTTTGACTCCATCTGTCTTTCTACATACCGGACTGCTTGCAAGCTCAGATTTATTCAGAAGAGATGCAACT TGCACTTGATTGACATATACAATGTGATTGAGGCTGTGCGGGACGCTGGTCTAAATGCAGTAGAGGTCAACGCCGGCATCTCCGTAACCAGACTGGAGAACCTGGTGTCCTCTCTGTTCAACCAGCTCAGCAAGCGCCTGCCCACGACACACACCATCAACCCACAGGAGAGCACCGTCCTCTTGGTCGAGTTCTTACTGGCCGCCATTGATTG TGAGCCAGAGAACCGTCTCACAGTTCTGTCCGTGAAGGCGTTACTGGCCACTCTGTGTGGAGGGAAGCTGGTAGACAAACTTCGCT ATGTGTTTTCTCAGGTATCTGACTCCAACGGTGTCATGGTATTGTCCAAGTTTGACAGTTTCCTGAGAGAGGCTCTCAAGCTTCCCACAGCGGTACATGAAGGACCGTCCTTTGGCTACACACACACTGTAGCACGCTCCTGTTTCCCACagcag AAAAGAGTGATGCTCAACATGTTCTTGGACATTGTATCCGAGCCCCCGAAGTGTCTTGTCTGGCTCCCTCTGATGCATCGTCAGGCCAATGTCGAAcatg TTTTTCATCCCGTGTCGTGCTCCTACTGCCGTAGCAACGGTATGACTGGCTTCCGCTATCGCTGCCTGCGCTGCCGTGGTTACCAGCTCTGCCAGAACTGCTTCTGGCGCGGCAACGTCAGCGGTTCTCATAGCAGCCAGCACCAGATGAAGGAGCACTCATCCTGG aAATCACCGGCTACAAAACTTGGCCGGGCCCTGAGCAGGACTCTGGGCTGCGTATCATCCAGGGAGGCACCCCACCCCATTTACCCTGAGGAGCCTGAGAAGACACTTAACCTCTCAAACATAGT ACCCTCCAGACCAGCTGGGAACGCCAGCGAGGCCATGTTGCTGTCCTCATCAGCCACAGAGTCCTCTAGAAG TTTGGCAGCAGCTCAGCGAATGAATGAGGAGCACGCTTTGATCGCAGCTTATGTGAATCGCCTGCAGAACAGCCCACG GGTGGACAGTCCAAGCAGGCAAGATGAGGAGCACAAACTGATAGCTCGCTACACCTCCCGACTGGCAGAGACCGATAGTACAGGA ATGATTCCTACACGGAGCATCAACTTTGATGCAAACAAACAGAAGAGGGAGCTCATCGCTCAGCTGGAGTGCAAAAACAG AGAGATCTTGGCAGAAATCAAGCATCTCCGTGCAGAGCATGACGCAGCGTGCCAGTCCAGCCCAGAGAGAGGCAGCACCAACCCCACTCTGCTGGCCGAGCTTCGTCTGCTCAG ACAGAGGAAAGATGAACTGGAGCAGCGGATGTCGTCTCTgcaagagagcaggagggaacTGATGGTACAGCTGGAGGGACTGATGAAACTGCTCAAG GCGCAGGCAGCTGGCTCTTCACACGCCTCTCCGTCTCGACCGAGCCCGTCAACTGTCCGCACCGCAGGGGCTGCATCTCCTCAGGCTTACATGTACGCTCCTCAAGACTCCCTCGCCGGCGTGGGGGGTGACGTACAAGAGGCTTTTTCTCAAG GTCCAAGAAGAAACTTGAGAAACGACCTTCTTGTGGCAGCTGACTCCATCACCAACACTGTGTCCTCTCTGGTTAAAGAGCTCCACTCTG ATGAGGGtcgggaagaggaggagagattGCTGAATGGGAAGGACAGAG CAGGTTAA